In Silene latifolia isolate original U9 population chromosome X, ASM4854445v1, whole genome shotgun sequence, the following proteins share a genomic window:
- the LOC141616806 gene encoding protein RRP6-like 3: protein MEQHKLTRMGFTLSIVASCIIAVVIVEYGRRRRKSKVSKKSCYLVDQVKPQSHFKRVLADNSYSSFKHLSINDISSNSHPYEQEIKTLLQNPEVKADIFDKIVMTRMNSSHVWVESESQLRQLVDVLSHQKVFAVDTEQHSLRSFLGFTALVQISTEKEDYLVDTIALHDVMDILRSVFANPSILKVFHGADNDVLWLQRDFHIYLVNLFDTAKACELLSKPQKSLAYLLESYCGVSTNKLFQREDWRQRPLPEEMVDYAQSDAHYLLYIAKCLIEELTAKDNSTDEPKIFAHQDDKNQLLLEASRRSNTTCLQLYWKEDESFPGENVASSILARNSACGGVSSPKSCEEQFQNHIRKLCAWRDLMARVHDESLRYVLSDQAIIALADKIPSSERDVYNTIFKADQENDSSSSLMSPSPIICSHWDDVQCLLKDVHINRDNFLQGLLQKHLGPCGTCSLSIFNYSLLSKSNLKFANGTFALQSRVKNGKFTPRKSSRDLFVQKFSCKAPVYHNCRIYANDGRLLCYCDRRKLEWYLNRQLAELIDDDPPAITLLFEPKGRPEDEGNDFYIQSKRNLCVGCGETKHYLRYRIIPSCYRMHFPEHLKSHRSHDIVLLCVDCHEVAHAAAEKYKRHIAAEFGIPLYVRKMVDSGQQLVERPEMGEHDEAGVSPLQLRIAAMALLRHGPRMPFNRRDELMEILKTYYGGREITSEDLENALLVGMSARGRRKFQKKKGAARKKSPVAIFLDQVQEDTKEDTAASINIDLEESNRLNKSLNIEDEASYRHLSDKSEADVSSLSQSSELENSENVSAVGATPVAVAGSESLEIEDVTLSDAGNTLETDERGSNIGPLNLYSKKGRSKASLLGHGPHGKEVVDYLLKKYGDDGVQQFCQRWRRVFVDALHPRYLPAGWDVKHSGRRDFGEFSVYNPTKKPSGETQ, encoded by the exons ATGGAGCAACACAAGTTAACTAGAATGGGGTTTACATTATCCATCGTTGCTTCTTGTATCATCGCAGTAGTCATTGTTGAATACGGAAGAAGACGGCGAAAGAGTAAAGTTTCGAAAAAATCGTGTTATTTGGTTGATCAAGTGAAGCCACAATCTCATTTCAAGCGAGTTTTGGCAGATAATTCCTATTCTTCTTTCAAACATCTCTCTATTAATG ATATATCGTCCAACTCACATCCCTACGAGCAAGAGATAAAGACACTGTTGCAGAATCCGGAAGTCAAAGCTGACATTTTTGACAAGATTGTAATGACGAGAATGAATAGTTCACATGTCTGGGTAGAATCAGAGTCACAGTTACGGCAACTTGTTGATGTATTGAGTCATCAAAAGGTATTTGCTGTTGATACTGAGCAGCATAGCCTACGATCATTTTTAGGGTTCACTGCATTGGTACAG ATTTCTACTGAGAAGGAAGATTATCTGGTGGACACGATTGCTTTGCATGATGTCATGGATATACTGCGTTCTGTATTTGCTAACCCAAGTATTCTCAAG GTTTTCCATGGTGCAGATAATGATGTGCTTTGGTTGCAGAGAGACTTCCACATATACCTGGTTAACTTATTCGATACTGCTAAG GCATGTGAACTATTATCAAAACCGCAAAAATCCCTAGCTTACCTACTTGAGAGCTATTGTGGTGTTAGTACAAACAAGTTATTCCAG CGTGAAGACTGGAGACAGCGCCCACTGCCTGAAGAGATGGTTGACTATGCTCAATCAGATGCTCATTATCTTCTCTATATTGCAAAATGCTTGATTGAGGAGCTCACAGCAAAAGACAACA GCACCGATGAACCAAAAATATTCGCTCATCAGGATGACAAAAATCAACTTCTTCTTGAGGCTAGTCGTCGATCAAATACTACTTGTTTGCAGTTGTATTGGAAAGAGGACGAGTCTTTTCCTGGAGAAAATGTAGCATCATCTATACTTGCCCGAAATTCGGCTTGCGGAGGAGTGTCGTCCCCAAAATCATGTGAAGAGCAG TTTCAGAATCACATAAGAAAACTCTGCGCGTGGCGAGATTTAATG GCTCGTGTACATGATGAGAGCTTGAGATATGTATTATCGGACCAAGCTATTATTGCTCTTGCAGATAAGATTCCATCATCGGAAAGAGATGTATACAATACCATATTTAAAGCTGATCAAGAGAATGATTCATCTTCTTCCTTAATGTCTCCCTCTCCTATCATCTGTAGTCACTGGGATGATGTCCAATGTTTATTGAAAGATGTTCATATCAACCGTGATAACTTCTTACAGGGACTTCTTCAAAAGCATCTCGGTCCTTGTGGAACTTGTTCACTTTCTATCTTCAACTATAGTTTGTTATCTAAGTCTAACCTTAAATTTGCAAATGGGACATTCGCTTTGCAAAGCCGGGTAAAAAATGGGAAGTTCACTCCCCGTAAATCTTCTCGTGACCTCTTTGTTCAAAAGTTCTCCTGCAAAGCTCCAGTTTATCATAACTGTCGGATATACGCCAACGACGGCCGTCTACTCTGCTATTGTGACCGCAGAAAGCTTGAATG GTACCTAAATCGCCAGTTGGCAGAACTTATAGATGATGACCCCCCTGCTATTACTCTTCTGTTTGAACCGAAGGGACGTCCAGAAGATGAAGGCAATGACTTCTATATCCAAAGTAAAAGAAACTTATGTGTTGGTTGTGGTGAGACAAAGCATTATTTACGGTACCGGATTATACCTTCTTGCTACAGAATGCATTTTCCTGAGCACCTTAAAAGCCACCGTTCGCATGATATAGTCCTGCTGTGTGTTGATTGTCATGAAGTTGCTCACGCTGCAGCCGAGAAATATAAAAGACACATTGCTGCTGAATTTGGAATACCACTTTATGTGAGGAAAATGGTGGATTCCGGCCAACAACTTGTTGAAAGACCTGAAATGGGTGAACATGATGAAGCAGGAGTTTCACCCCTGCAACTCCGAATAGCAGCTATGGCACTTCTGCGGCATGGACCACGAATGCCGTTCAATCGCCGTGACGAATTGATGGAG ATTCTCAAAACCTATTACGGAGGGAGGGAAATAACATCCGAAGATCTTGAAAATGCTTTATTGGTTGGCATGAGCGCTCGCGGGAGGaggaaatttcagaaaaagaaggGGGCAGCCCGTAAGAAGTCTCCTGTAGCTATTTTCTTAGACCAGGTACAAGAGGATACCAAAGAAGATACAGCTGCATCCATCAACATTGATCTTGAAGAAAGCAATAGACTCAATAAATCACTGAATATTGAAGATGAAGCATCATATCGCCATTTAAGCGACAAGTCTGAGGCTGATGTGAGTTCACTCTCTCAATCTTCCGAGTTGGAGAATAGTGAAAATGTGTCTGCTGTTGGTGCCACACCTGTGGCTGTAGCCGGTAGTGAATCGTTGGAGATTGAAGATGTGACCCTTTCAGATGCTGGAAATACTCTTGAGACTGATGAACGAGGATCTAATATAGGTCCTCTGAACCTTTATAGTAAAAAGGGTAGATCAAAGGCGTCCTTATTGGGACATGGTCCTCACGGGAAAGAAGTTGTAGATTATTTGCTCAAAAAGTATGGAGATGATGGGGTTCAACAATTTTGCCAAAGGTGGAGGCGAGTTTTTGTTGATGCTCTGCATCCTCGTTATCTCCCCGCTGGATGGGATGTAAAACACAG TGGTAGGAGGGACTTTGGTGAATTCAGTGTTTATAATCCTACCAAGAAGCCTTCTGGTGAGACGCAGTGA